The window TGGAGCTGGACGTGATGGTAAACTCTCTCTTTTTGTTCCTCGGGTGTTTTCCTTGGGATCCTTTCTATGAGAAATGTAGGctgggttttatttttctgggtTCCTAGTGGTGAGGTAAGGTGAGGTGCCTCAACAAGAAAAAGGACCAGTTTTAGCTTCAGGTCTATGTGAACACTGGGCCTGGAATGGTAGATATTCAATAATTAAGGTTACTTCTTATTCTCGGTTCTTTTTTCCAAACCCAGCGCGTCTAATCACTTCTAGGCCCCGCCCCTTCTGAGCCCCCCCTTCTGAGCCCCCCCCTTCGGCCTATAAGATAGGCTCTTCCTCCATTTCCGGCTTCTGGGACTCGGGTGCTCCACGGCTTCCGGTGTCATGGCTGCTTGAAGTCCCGGGAGTCGGTGAGGCGGCTGCAGGTCACTCCCTGCGGAGCCGCTGGTCCGGCTGGCGGGGATGTGACCCCGGGCCCGGCCGGCCTGCCTCAGGCGTCGCGTCAGCTCCCGTGTCCGTGCCCTTAACCCACACCGATGGCGGGATCCGGCTGCGCCTGGGGCGCAGAGCCGCCGCGTTTTCTGGAGGCCTTCGGACGGCTGTGGCAGGTACAGAGCCGTCTGGGTAGCGGCTCCTCCGCCTCGGTGTATCGGGTTCGCTGCTGCGGCAACCCTGGCTCGCCCCCCGGCGCCCTCAAGCAGTTCTTGCCGCCAGGAACCACCGGGGCTGCGGCCTCTGCCGCCGAGTATGGTTTCCGCAAAGAGAGGGCGGCGCTGGAACAATTGCAGGGTCACAGAAACATCGGTAATTGCCtctgtctcctttctcttcttgccCAGGTCACAGTCCGAGCACACTCTTCCTCTCGCTGTCTGGCGTTCCATCTTCCTCCCCTTCTGCGGGAGAAGCGGGTCTAGCCCTCTTTATCACCCCATCCAGGCCCCTTTCCGCTTTCACTTTATTACTGTCTGCGGTATAGTGGAGTTGGTGGTCTGCTTTGCCAGGTGTCacatagatgctcagtaaattctGTCTTCGAGTATCATCGGAGAATGCCGCATTCATTAGCATACAGAAATATCTTTTCTAGTGTGAGGAGGCATGTCTGCTAGATTGTCGTGTCTTGTTGGAAATTTTTGAATCTTTGCATACCAGTAGAAAATGGGAACTATGTCTGGGCCTTGTGACATCAATGCTAGTAACTCACATAGCTCACATGTTATATCTTTAGTACGGATTTGGAAGAAATGATTCACAATTCCATGGGAGCCCTTATAAAAGTGTGAAATTTAGGAACACTATGCCTTTGCTGTCGTGAGACTGTTTCAAGAATCAGATACTCAGAATGTAAGATATGTAATGATCACTGATGACTGATCTGTGAAAAGGTTTCATTTTCATTACACGACAGAAAACTTATCATTAGCTTTGGTTATTAAAGAAAAGTCTTATTTCCTAGCAAGTATGATGCATGTTTAATTTGAAGAGTGAGTTGTTTTATAATACCATTTTGGAGAAGGATTAACACTAGTGCTACATTTTTTTAGTTTACTAAATGGTCTGTTACTATAACCTTGGTATTGAAAAGGGAAAAATTTTGCAAGCCTAAGGACTTGCCGAATCTCTGcaagattaaaattttatccGGAAAGTCTTAATCTCTTTGTTAGTATTTAGATTATAGAgagctgtttatttttctgttttagtttttttttgagacaagttcttactgtgtcacccaggctggagtacaatggcgagaTCACAGTTCACTCCAGCCTCCAATTCCTCctaaagccattctcctgcctcagcctcgcaggtagctgggactacaggcacgtagcaccacgcctggctaatttttggtagagaagaggtccccttttgttacccaggctggtctccaaactcctgggctcaagcaatcctcctgcctcggtctcccagaatgctgggatcacaggcatgagccaccgtgacagACCTGGACTGCTGCTTTGGATGAAGAAGCAATCTTTGGTTTTTGCACATTGTGACGTTCCTTTTAAAAGAGTTACTTAATATTtggatttttacttaaaaaaaattttttaaggacCTCATGATGCAAcagtaagttttatttatttatattttggatttttacttttaatcattTTTGCTTGGCACTCCAAGTTCGTGTTCACCACCACTGAGTACTTGGTGAAACACAAATTGAGTAACTGTACCATATTTAGTATCTGTGAATGGTAATCAGCTGTTGTAGGCTGtctcatcttatttttattaaaataacccAATTGCCAAAATATCTTATtcatgggaaaaataaattacagtggAAGCTTGCTCAGCAAAGTTATCCTTATCTAGACTATCTCAAATTTGTACTGCAGTTACCTACTTTAATAGTGACTTACTCTGAgtctgatttttaaagtattacaatttctttttctagtgaCTTTGTATGGAGTGTTTACAATCCACTTTTCTCCAAATGTGCCATCACGCTGTCTGTTGCTTGAACTCCTGGATGTCAGTGTTTCGGAATTGCTCTTATATTCCAGTCACCAGGGTTGTTCCATGTGGATGATACAGCATTGTGCCCGAGATGTTTTGGAGGCCCTTGCTTTTCTTCATCATGAGGGCTATGTCCATGCAGACCTCAAACCACGTAACATATTGTGGAGTGCAGAGAATGAATGTTTTAAACTCATTGACTTTGGACTTAGCTTCAAAGAAGGCAATCAGGTAAGAAACAACCTTTTCTCTCGCAGTTTAAAATGTAGTGGTTGaagccaaatatttttaaatgacaagggTAGTTTAGTAGGGACTTAGAAGTCATTTTAACCTAAAATACTGAAATGCCAGGGGATGCAGTAAATGAGAAGAATTTCAGTGCCACCGTGTAAAAAAAAGGACATAATGTTTGGGTCAGGTAGGAGGAGCCAGTAAAGCACGAGAGCTCTGGAATTATTAAAAGTACTTAACctatatagaattttttttttaattttatgcgtGTTTGGCTAATTGCTGAGTTACTATTCCTGGTCTCTTCAGTGTTGGGGCTGTATCTCGTGGCAGAATGCATATGATAGTTCTGCCAAATCCTCTTTTCTCCATGGTTGATCGTTTCTTTGCAGAGTGTCCTTATTATCAGCAGTGCCTAATAGGTAAGAAACAATCCAAAGAAGACTTCTTTATGAGCACTATATGGAAATGTACAGCCTGCCTCTGAGAACTGCCCAGTTAATGAACCAAAGAATTATGGTAACCAAGGActaaaaatttttagtatttagcTTGGCAGTGGGTTTACTGCACTCTTAGGGAAGTAAATTCACTGTAGAGATGGATAGAAAGGGAGCAGCTTTTTATCGGTTGTAATATTTACTCATCTTTTTTAGGATGTAAAGTATATTCAGACAGACGGGTATCGGGCTCCAGAAGCAGAACTGCAAAATTGCttggcccaggctggcctgcagAGTGATACAGAATGTACCTCAGCTGTTGATCTGTGGAGCCTAGGAATCATTTTACTGGAAATGTTCTCAGGAATGAAACTGAAACATACAGTCAGATCTCAGGAATGGAAGGTAAACTTCACCAGTGCTTTGCTTTGGGGTCCTTACTTAAGAGTATTCAATTTatgatgattcttttttttcttcttttgagatgagtttcactctttcgcccaggctggagtgcagtggcacaatctcagctcactgcaacctccaccttccggtttcaaccaattctcctgcctcagcctcctgagtagctgggattacaggcaccagccaccatgcccggctaatttttgtatttttagtagacacggggtttcaccatgttggccagtctggtctcgaactcctgacctcatgatgcgcccacctgggcctccccaagtgctgggattacaggcatgagccactgcgcctggccaattatgATGATTCTTTTAGAGAACTCTTGATTGCTGTCTGTTGTCCAtactcctctttttctatttatgatACTTGAATGCCACTACCAACTCCTATGGCTATCAGTGTGCTAGTGAGTATTGCATTCTTATTGTTCCTAGCCTGTggcttggcatatagtaagtgcttgaTAAAACGTTTGAATgaatgcattttcctgaagaagcaaaagtggtttCTTTTGTTTACTAACAGTAATATTAAGTTCTAAAGTGTTACTAACACAACCATAGCTTATAAGTTAAATGATAATTTTCATAGATTATCTTAACTGCTTtacagttaaaaaatatttttgctgggcgtggtggctcacacctgtaatcccagcacttttggaggctgaggtgggaggctcacttgagaccaggaatttgagaccagcccaggcaacgtagtgagaccccggtctctagtaaaaaaaaaaaaaaaaaaaaaaaaaattataaaaggtatTTTAATACTTGTTTAATATCAAGACCAATAATCATTCCAAAGCATTGTATTTATTAAacctcaaaaaattagctgggtgtgatggcacacacctgtagtctcagctacccaggaggctgaggcaggaggatcacttaaacagTAGCCTAAAGGATACTGATATTATCACAACATTAAAGTCCCACAATACCTTTGAAAACATACTGTAGTTAATTCCTAATTTATAAACGCACAAAAAGTTCATTCAAATATTAGAGGTTTGGAACTTAGATACTGAGCAACAAGTTTTTGATACTAAGCAACAAGTATTTTTTTGAGCATCTAATGCA of the Symphalangus syndactylus isolate Jambi chromosome 12, NHGRI_mSymSyn1-v2.1_pri, whole genome shotgun sequence genome contains:
- the UHMK1 gene encoding serine/threonine-protein kinase Kist isoform X1; the protein is MAGSGCAWGAEPPRFLEAFGRLWQVQSRLGSGSSASVYRVRCCGNPGSPPGALKQFLPPGTTGAAASAAEYGFRKERAALEQLQGHRNIVTLYGVFTIHFSPNVPSRCLLLELLDVSVSELLLYSSHQGCSMWMIQHCARDVLEALAFLHHEGYVHADLKPRNILWSAENECFKLIDFGLSFKEGNQDVKYIQTDGYRAPEAELQNCLAQAGLQSDTECTSAVDLWSLGIILLEMFSGMKLKHTVRSQEWKANSSAIIDHIFASKAVVNAAIPAYHLRDLIKSMLHDDPSRRIPAEMALCSPFFSIPFAPHIEDLVMLPTPVLRLLNVLDDDYLENEEEYEDVVEDVKEECQKYGPVVSLLVPKENPGRGQVFVEYANAGDSKAAQKLLTGRMFDGKFVVATFYPLSAYKRGYLYQTLL